A single Streptomyces sp. 2114.4 DNA region contains:
- a CDS encoding ABC-F family ATP-binding cassette domain-containing protein yields the protein MGHLEAGHLEYYLPDGRVLLGDVSFRVGEGASVALVGANGAGKTTLLRLIAGELQPHGGAVTVSGGLGVMPQFVGSVRDERTVRDLLVSVAQPRIRAAAAAVDAAELAMMSAEGDDEAAQMAYAQALSDWAEARGYEAETAWDICTTAALGMPYEKAQWRQVRTLSGGEQKRLVLESLLRGTDEVLLLDEPDNYLDVPGKRWLEEQLRQTRKTVLFVSHDRELLARAAEKIVSVEPGPAGSDVWVHGGGFDTYHAARKERFARFEELRRRWDEKHAQLKKLVVSLRQAASVSHELASRYAAAQTRLKKFEEAGPPPEPPREQDITMRLRGGRTGVRALTCEGLELTGLMKPFSLEIFYGERVAVLGSNGSGKSHFLRLLAGDEQNPVPHTGSWKLGARVVPGHFAQTHAHPELMGRTLLDILWTEHAKNKGQAMSALRRYELEQQAEQRFERLSGGQQARFQILLLELSGTTALLLDEPTDNLDLESAEALQEGLEAYEGTVVAVTHDRWFARSFDRFLVFGSDGLVRETAEPVWDERRVVRER from the coding sequence ATGGGACATCTTGAGGCCGGACATCTGGAGTACTACCTGCCGGACGGGAGGGTCCTGCTGGGAGACGTGTCCTTCCGGGTGGGGGAGGGCGCGTCGGTGGCGCTGGTGGGGGCCAACGGCGCCGGGAAGACGACGCTGCTGCGGCTGATCGCGGGGGAGCTCCAGCCGCACGGCGGGGCGGTGACGGTCAGCGGCGGGCTGGGCGTGATGCCGCAGTTCGTGGGCTCCGTACGGGACGAGCGCACGGTGCGTGACCTGCTGGTCTCCGTGGCGCAGCCGCGGATCAGGGCGGCGGCAGCGGCGGTGGACGCCGCCGAGCTGGCGATGATGAGTGCCGAGGGCGACGACGAGGCCGCGCAGATGGCCTATGCCCAGGCGCTCAGCGACTGGGCCGAGGCGCGCGGCTACGAGGCCGAGACGGCCTGGGACATCTGCACGACGGCGGCCCTGGGGATGCCGTACGAGAAGGCGCAGTGGCGGCAGGTGCGCACGCTGTCCGGGGGCGAGCAGAAGCGGCTGGTGCTGGAGTCGCTGCTGCGCGGCACGGACGAGGTGCTGCTGCTGGACGAGCCGGACAACTATCTGGACGTCCCCGGCAAGCGCTGGCTGGAGGAACAGCTCCGGCAGACCCGTAAGACGGTGCTGTTCGTCTCGCACGACAGGGAGCTGCTGGCGCGGGCCGCGGAGAAGATCGTCAGCGTCGAGCCGGGCCCCGCGGGCTCCGACGTCTGGGTGCACGGCGGCGGCTTCGACACCTACCACGCGGCGCGCAAGGAGCGCTTCGCCCGCTTCGAGGAGCTGCGGCGGCGCTGGGACGAGAAGCATGCGCAGCTCAAGAAGCTGGTGGTCTCGCTGCGCCAGGCGGCCTCGGTCAGCCATGAGCTGGCCTCGCGCTATGCGGCGGCGCAGACCCGGCTGAAGAAGTTCGAGGAGGCCGGGCCGCCGCCGGAGCCGCCGCGCGAGCAGGACATCACCATGCGGCTGCGCGGCGGACGCACCGGGGTACGGGCGCTCACCTGCGAGGGGCTGGAGCTGACCGGCCTCATGAAGCCGTTCTCCCTGGAGATCTTCTACGGCGAGCGGGTCGCGGTCCTCGGCTCCAACGGGTCGGGCAAGTCCCACTTCCTGCGGCTGCTGGCCGGGGACGAGCAGAACCCCGTTCCGCACACCGGCAGCTGGAAGCTGGGCGCCCGGGTGGTCCCGGGGCACTTCGCGCAGACGCATGCCCACCCCGAACTGATGGGCCGCACCCTGCTCGACATCCTGTGGACCGAGCACGCCAAGAACAAGGGGCAGGCCATGTCGGCGCTGCGCCGCTACGAGCTGGAGCAGCAGGCCGAGCAGCGCTTCGAACGGCTCTCCGGCGGCCAGCAGGCGCGCTTCCAGATCCTGTTGCTGGAGCTGTCCGGCACGACCGCGCTGCTGCTCGACGAGCCGACGGACAACCTGGACCTGGAGTCGGCCGAGGCGCTGCAGGAGGGGCTGGAGGCGTACGAGGGGACGGTGGTGGCGGTGACCCACGACCGGTGGTTCGCGCGGTCCTTCGACCGGTTCCTGGTGTTCGGCTCGGACGGGCTGGTACGGGAGACGGCGGAGCCGGTGTGGGACGAGCGGCGGGTGGTGCGCGAGCGGTAG